The Thermodesulfovibrio sp. 3462-1 genome contains the following window.
CTCTTTGAATAACTCTCACAGGATTCCAGGGAATATCATAGTTTATAACCTCTCCGGCTCTGTTTAAGTTAAAACCCTCTGAAAGTTTATCTGTTGTAAGAAGTATATCATACTCATCTCTTTGTTCTTTATATTGAGCATCAAAATTGGCATATATTTTTTTTATGATAGTTTTGCTTAAATTTCCAGCAGCTGTAAGAACTCGACTACCAAAGTGTTCATTAAGAATTTCTTTTAGATACTTTGCAGTATCTATATATTCTGTATAAATTACAACTTTTCTTCTCTTTTCGTTAAACTCTTTAACAACTTCTACAAGTTTCTGAGCCTTTGGATCTTCTTCAAGTAAATTTAGATCTTCCATTTCCTCCTTTAGCTCTTTGAATAACTGAATATCTGATTCAATATCCCTGAAGAATTCATCCCTTAATTTAAACTTATTGATATCATAAACTTTGTAAAAAGAAGAGTCCAATTTTTCCTCTTCTAATTGCTTTTTGTAATTCTCTAATATTTCTAAAATTTCCTCTTCGTCTTTTTCATAAATTCGCTCTATAAGCCTCCTATCAAGAATAAATTTATTGGTTTTTTGAGCAAACTCTAAAGCTTTCTCATAAACTTTCATAAAATTCCCAAGGCTCTCATAGAAAGCTTTAAAACTACTTTCAAACCTTTTAACAAGAAGCCTTCGCATAAGATCATAAAGACTTTTCTGATAAGTATAGAGAAAAGGATCTTCCTTTTTTTCTAAATATATTTCTGGCTCGTCGAAAAGATCCCTTGAGATGCCCTTTTCATATAAAATTGGTAAATAAATAGCTCCTTTAAATCTTCCACCTTCATCAACAGTGTAAAATGAGTTTATAACTTTATCGTAAAATTCAAGTTGCTCATCTGTTAATTCATAAAAAGCCTCGATTGGGTCTTTTACTTCAGGAAATTCAATTCTCTCTTTATCTTTGAAATATTTTAAATCCAGGCGATTTCTCCTTATTACCACAGGCTCAAGAATAGAGCGAATTTTTCTTGCAATTTTTTTTACTCTCTGATTGACTTCGATCAGATGTTCTGAATTTAGAGAACTTACTTTTTTTAAGAAAAGATCTTGATAAAATCTTAGAGCTCTACTTTTGCGTTTAGGATCACTTGAATTCCAATATTTTTTTATATAGGCCAGTTTTTTGAATTCGGTTTCGTATTGTTTAAAGCGGGCTTCAAGATCTCCATCATAAACTATTGATGATTTTTTGGGAATAGTAAAAAGTTTAAGAAGAGCAAATATGTCTGATGGGCTGTTATTAAAGGGAGTTGCGGAAAGAAGAAGAACTGTTTTTCCTCTGCAAATTTCTCTCAAGTAGTGGTAGTTTTGTGTTCTTTCATTTCTAAAGCGATGAGCTTCATCTACTATGACCATTTCAAAATCGTGATTATTATTGACAAATTTCAGAGCATCTTCCAATTTTCCAAGAGACCATACCTCCCAATCCCAAAGTTTAAAATCTTCCAGATATTTTTTCCAACCTGAAGTTTTAGCATTATCTCCAATAAGATGTGGAGGACAAATCACTATTCCTCTTTTACCAAGAGCTTTGGCGGTAAGACATGCAATTATAGTTTTCCCAAGTCCCACAACATCTGCAAGAATGCAGCCACTGTGAGCTTCACAATTAGCAACTGCCTGAGAAACAGCTGAAAGTTGATAATCATAAGGTTTGTATTTCCTTTCAAGTAAAAGTCTTCTTAAATCTTGAACAGGATACAGACCTTGATGTAAATCTAAGTATATTTTTAACAAATATGCATAGGCTTCAAAAGGAGTTATGTTTCGGAAAAAAGTTTCATTCTCAAGAATTTCTATAAGTTTTTGGACATCTTCAGGAGTTAACTCAATAGCTCTTTCCCAAAAATTGTCAAAATAGTTTTTTGCATCCTCAAAACCATAATCTTTTATTTCTACATTAAATTCATCTTGGGATTCAAGACCTGCTCGCGTTAAATTGCTACTGCCTGTTATAAAAAGTCCTGGAAGTATGACCTTCGAATTTTCATCCATGCTGAATATGTATAATTTGGCATGATTGGGTTCTTTGGTTTTTCTAATAATGAGTTTATTTTCTAAAAAAAGTCTTTTGAAAAAATCAACCTGTTCATAAACCTCAGAATTATCAAGATCAGCTGAAGTAAAAGCTTTTTTAAAGGATTGAAAAAAATCATCTTTAATTATGTTTGAATTAAAAACTTTTAATCTTTTTGCACCTTCGTATATACCATAAACTCCACTATCAATATTAAGCCCTACAAGGATTTTAAGAAATCCTTCTTTAAGTTTGCCCTCTTCATAAAGTTCCCTTAAAATCTTGTATAAAACTTTAAAACCTGAAAAATAGAAAAAGCCTACCAGAAATTTAAGTTCAGCACTATTCTTAATTAGTTCCTTAAGTCGTTTTTCAAGATTCTTTTCAGAAGTATTGGTTATAAACATGTCAAATCCCATTTTTATATAACAGTAATTCCCTATTTGTCAAGCTTATTGCATCACATAAAAATCTATTCAAAAGGAGTTTTTACCTTTTTCTTGACACCGTGTTGTCCTTGCATCCCTTGTGGGTGCGAAAAGGAATCTGTAACGAATGGTATTTCAAGTAGATTTTAAATGAGGCAATTCGGGGGCTTGACAAAATTAGAATTTATGTTCAATAATTAGAATTATCTAATAAAATTGGAAAAATATATGTACCATTTATAGAAGGTTTAAATAAGGAGGCTTGCAATGAAGACATTGCTTGATATAGAGAATGGCAAAAAAGCCAAAATTGTAAAAATTTTAGGAGGAAAAGGTATTCGCCAACACCTTCAATGCCTTGGAATACATATTGGTGATATTGTGACATTGAAAAAAAGCTCTTTTCTGGGCGGTCCTGTGCTTCTGGAAGTAAATGGGGTTGATGTAGCACTGGGTAGAGGAGTTGCTTCAAAGATAGAAGTGGAGGAATTGTAATGAAAATCGCCTTTGTAGGACAGCCCAATGCAGGTAAAAGCACAATCTTTAATGGACTTGCAGGATATAAAACCATAACTGCCAACTTTCCAGGACAAACAGTTCATTATACAGTAAGCAAAGTAAAGGTTGGAGACGAAACCTTTGAAATAGTCGACTTACCGGGAATTTATTCTCTCACAGCCATTGATATGGCTGAACTGGAGTCAAGAAAATATATTTTGTCCGGACAGGCAGATGTTGTTGTAAATGTAATTGATGCCTCCAGTCTCTCAAGAAGCCTTGAACTTACACTTCAAGTTGCAGAGCTTCAGGTTCCAATGGTTATCTGTTTAAACATGGTAGACGAAGCTCGCAGAAAAGGCATTGAAATCAACAGTGAGAAACTCTCTCAAATTTTTGGAGTTCCTGTTATTGAAACTGTTGCAAATAAAGGAATCGGGCTTGATAAAATCTTTCCATCCGTAAAACAGACTTACTATAAAAAACTTATTCCTAAAATACAGTATTTCCACAAAGATATAGAAGAAAAAATTGAAGAAATTGA
Protein-coding sequences here:
- a CDS encoding helicase-related protein, with translation MGFDMFITNTSEKNLEKRLKELIKNSAELKFLVGFFYFSGFKVLYKILRELYEEGKLKEGFLKILVGLNIDSGVYGIYEGAKRLKVFNSNIIKDDFFQSFKKAFTSADLDNSEVYEQVDFFKRLFLENKLIIRKTKEPNHAKLYIFSMDENSKVILPGLFITGSSNLTRAGLESQDEFNVEIKDYGFEDAKNYFDNFWERAIELTPEDVQKLIEILENETFFRNITPFEAYAYLLKIYLDLHQGLYPVQDLRRLLLERKYKPYDYQLSAVSQAVANCEAHSGCILADVVGLGKTIIACLTAKALGKRGIVICPPHLIGDNAKTSGWKKYLEDFKLWDWEVWSLGKLEDALKFVNNNHDFEMVIVDEAHRFRNERTQNYHYLREICRGKTVLLLSATPFNNSPSDIFALLKLFTIPKKSSIVYDGDLEARFKQYETEFKKLAYIKKYWNSSDPKRKSRALRFYQDLFLKKVSSLNSEHLIEVNQRVKKIARKIRSILEPVVIRRNRLDLKYFKDKERIEFPEVKDPIEAFYELTDEQLEFYDKVINSFYTVDEGGRFKGAIYLPILYEKGISRDLFDEPEIYLEKKEDPFLYTYQKSLYDLMRRLLVKRFESSFKAFYESLGNFMKVYEKALEFAQKTNKFILDRRLIERIYEKDEEEILEILENYKKQLEEEKLDSSFYKVYDINKFKLRDEFFRDIESDIQLFKELKEEMEDLNLLEEDPKAQKLVEVVKEFNEKRRKVVIYTEYIDTAKYLKEILNEHFGSRVLTAAGNLSKTIIKKIYANFDAQYKEQRDEYDILLTTDKLSEGFNLNRAGEVINYDIPWNPVRVIQRVGRINRIAKKVYDEIYIVNFFPTQKGADYVRSREIAQTKMFMIHNVLGEDAKIFSPDEEPQSSELYRRLTTKPQDEEEESFYTKVFKEYDRILTEHRELVESLKDLPSRIKVAKTESENELMVFIKRGKDLFVGYQRYDERAAKTTTFEEVFEKIKAHPEERQLPLSSDFWEVYHQILEKSFPAKNDIRTSSKDLFESSQRALKLILEMPYEELNNYHSFISDLIEDITRYRTLSEYVIGKIADFEDICKKIRNYEQEGNKEKLKGLLEKLVSKLEEIKSEIGEDFLDKIEKFLKEKPEEVIIAIENQKIDGKSYVKRYSS
- a CDS encoding FeoA domain-containing protein; the encoded protein is MKTLLDIENGKKAKIVKILGGKGIRQHLQCLGIHIGDIVTLKKSSFLGGPVLLEVNGVDVALGRGVASKIEVEEL